GCCGCGGGCGGGTGCGAGGAACTGAACCGACATCGACACGGTGCTCAGCCGGCTGCCCTTGTCGAAGTCGTGCCCGGCGATCACGGCTCCCGCCCCTGCGGTGTCGATGAGCGCCGAGATCACCCCGCCGTGGAAGACGTCCTCGTGGGCGGAGAGGGCCTCGGCGTAGGGCAGCAGGATCTCCACGGCCTCCGCGTCCCAGCGGGTCACGCGGATGCGGCAGTGCCGGTTGAAGGCGACCCCGCGCTCCCAGCGGGCCCGGAACCAGATCCGGCGTTCACGCTGTTCCTGGTCGCTGAGGGTCCTCGCCGCGACGGTCATCAGCACGCCCTCCGGTCTCGGTCCGGCGACCGATCCATATAGTTACATGAATTGAATAGTTCAAGCAATCAAGCGGGATGTGATCCAGCCGCTAGATGTATTATTTATATAACTCATTGGCCGCTCGTGAACAGAGGGAGACCTCGATGCCGTCGACCGCCCTGGCCGGGATCCGCGTCCTCGATCTGTCCCGCATCCTCGCCGCGCCCCTGGCCACCCAGATGCTGGCGGACCTCGGCGCAGAGGTGATCAAGGTCGAACGGCCGGGGACGGGTGACGACTCACGCACGTACGGGCCACCGTTCGCGCCCGGCACGGACACCGCCGCCTTCTACCTCTCCTGCAACCGCAACAAGCGGTCGGTCACGGTCAACCACGCCACCGCCGAGGGGCAGGAGGTGATCCGTGCGCTCGCCGCCCGCTCGGACGTGGTCGTCGAGAACTTCCGGACCGGCACACTGGCGAAGTACGGCCTGGACCACGAGAGCCTGCGGGAACTCGATCCACGCCTCGTCTACCTCTCGGTCACGGGCTTCGGTCAGACCGGGCCGTACGCCGAACGGCCCGGCTACGACGGCATCTTCCAGGCCATGTCCGGGATGATGAGCGTCTCCGGGCACCCGGAGGAGCCGA
Above is a window of Streptomyces griseorubiginosus DNA encoding:
- a CDS encoding PaaI family thioesterase, which encodes MTVAARTLSDQEQRERRIWFRARWERGVAFNRHCRIRVTRWDAEAVEILLPYAEALSAHEDVFHGGVISALIDTAGAGAVIAGHDFDKGSRLSTVSMSVQFLAPARGREAVAYARCVRRGRRLHFADVDVMTDGRLCARGQVVVSIAGERPGVGEPIAPADPADAEPGNPMYPIGPIDSLTEE